A DNA window from Paraclostridium bifermentans contains the following coding sequences:
- a CDS encoding cupin domain-containing protein yields the protein MKSAKYYIENLGMTPHVEGGYYKESVVSKDLFREDKNLFTSIYFLLETGEVSNFHRLKSDEMWYYHDGQPLTIYMITPEGELITKQLGLDIENGELPQILVPKGYIFGSSMNNDGFALVGCMVAPAFTFEDFELFKRNDLLKMYPHLEDVIIKLTRN from the coding sequence ATGAAATCAGCAAAATATTATATAGAAAACCTAGGTATGACACCTCATGTTGAAGGTGGTTACTATAAGGAGTCAGTAGTTTCAAAAGATTTATTTAGAGAAGATAAAAATTTATTTACTAGTATATACTTCTTACTTGAGACTGGAGAGGTGTCTAATTTTCATAGACTAAAGTCAGATGAAATGTGGTACTATCATGATGGGCAACCCCTTACTATATATATGATTACTCCAGAGGGTGAGCTAATTACTAAACAATTAGGGCTAGATATTGAAAACGGAGAACTTCCACAAATTTTAGTTCCTAAAGGATATATATTTGGATCTTCAATGAATAATGATGGTTTTGCATTAGTTGGATGTATGGTAGCACCTGCATTTACATTTGAAGACTTTGAATTATTCAAAAGAAATGATTTATTAAAAATGTATCCTCATCTTGAAGATGTAATAATCAAATTAACTAGAAATTAA